Proteins found in one Microbacterium sp. LWS13-1.2 genomic segment:
- a CDS encoding SbcC/MukB-like Walker B domain-containing protein translates to MLQRVIGRLRSKDRVDIDWRNRVLDTRLHVSFLAREKDVTGRVVRVYDSAEGLSGGQRQKLVIFCLAAALRYQLTEEEDDVPRVGSIVLDEAFDKADIRHTRNAMEVFREFGFHMILATPQKLLQTLEQYVGAITSVSNPDRNASRLANVVFSVEQAEVAATPHVESRA, encoded by the coding sequence GTGCTGCAGCGCGTGATCGGGCGGCTTAGGTCTAAGGACCGCGTCGACATTGACTGGCGGAACCGCGTGCTCGACACGAGGCTCCACGTGAGTTTCCTTGCCCGGGAGAAGGACGTCACGGGCCGCGTTGTGCGGGTGTACGACTCAGCCGAGGGCTTGTCAGGCGGACAACGACAGAAGCTCGTGATCTTCTGTCTCGCCGCGGCGCTGCGGTATCAGCTCACAGAGGAAGAGGACGACGTGCCGCGGGTCGGGTCGATCGTGCTCGACGAAGCGTTCGATAAGGCTGACATCCGACACACGCGCAACGCGATGGAAGTCTTCCGCGAGTTCGGGTTCCACATGATTCTTGCGACGCCTCAGAAGCTGTTGCAGACTCTCGAGCAGTACGTTGGAGCGATCACGTCGGTGTCGAACCCCGATCGCAACGCATCACGGCTGGCGAACGTGGTCTTTTCTGTTGAACAAGCAGAAGTGGCCGCCACGCCGCATGTGGAGTCGCGCGCGTGA